In Paraburkholderia caribensis, a single window of DNA contains:
- a CDS encoding DUF2795 domain-containing protein — translation MTGSTIPGESIDLQIADILSGVTYPLNKDALVDAARDAGASNEVLSMLDGLPEQDYADIESVTKLIGSNFGPGLGI, via the coding sequence ATGACGGGATCGACTATTCCGGGTGAATCGATTGACCTGCAGATCGCAGATATCCTGAGCGGCGTCACCTACCCGCTCAACAAGGACGCGCTCGTCGATGCCGCGCGCGATGCCGGCGCCAGCAACGAGGTGCTGTCGATGCTCGACGGCCTGCCCGAGCAGGATTACGCGGATATCGAATCGGTGACGAAACTGATCGGCAGCAATTTCGGGCCGGGCCTTGGCATCTGA
- a CDS encoding C45 family autoproteolytic acyltransferase/hydolase codes for MSKPSIDAVRRDHAGWIFVHIEGEPYERGEQHGTLLAAEIQSAIHTARYLAKWDTGEEFDTFVNAAVEQFAPRIDSESADEIQGIADGAGLTFAEVLAWNGYMDLLQSWWPQHAAQQKPQLGLKPWRGRRGHHCSAFIATGSATRDGRIVMAHNSWDRYAAGDAFNVVFDIVPAAGNRILMQGLPGCISSLTDFWVTSAGLMVTETTISNFAGYNASGAPEFYRSRHATQYANSIGEWCEMFALANNGGYANSWLLGDAKTGEIARYELGLHYSGFESTKDGFYSGYNTATDLKIRNQECTGEGEDYTDVRRNGARRLRFMQLEETHHGRIDVELAKQMIADHHDVYLDRPDNPCSRTICGHLELDDQRFGSSDHGPFNPWGANDGKVVDSDMARDMAFFARWGHPCGRPFDAQAFMKRHPQWNWLNGYMRDRPSWPWTRFDVLR; via the coding sequence ATGAGCAAACCGTCCATCGATGCCGTGCGCCGCGACCACGCTGGCTGGATCTTCGTGCATATCGAAGGCGAGCCGTACGAGCGCGGCGAGCAGCACGGCACCTTGCTCGCCGCCGAAATCCAGAGCGCGATCCACACCGCCCGCTATCTCGCGAAATGGGACACGGGCGAGGAATTCGACACGTTCGTCAATGCTGCCGTCGAGCAGTTCGCGCCACGTATCGACAGCGAATCCGCCGACGAGATCCAGGGCATCGCCGACGGCGCCGGACTCACGTTCGCCGAAGTGCTCGCGTGGAACGGTTATATGGATTTGCTGCAAAGCTGGTGGCCGCAGCACGCCGCGCAGCAGAAGCCGCAACTCGGCCTGAAGCCGTGGCGGGGCCGCCGCGGGCATCACTGCAGCGCGTTCATCGCGACGGGCAGCGCGACGCGCGACGGCCGCATCGTGATGGCGCACAACTCGTGGGATCGCTACGCCGCGGGCGACGCGTTCAACGTCGTGTTCGACATCGTACCCGCCGCGGGCAACCGGATTCTGATGCAGGGGCTGCCTGGCTGCATTTCCAGCCTGACGGATTTCTGGGTGACGTCGGCGGGCCTGATGGTGACGGAAACCACGATTTCGAATTTCGCGGGCTACAACGCATCGGGCGCGCCCGAGTTCTACCGCTCGCGGCACGCAACGCAGTACGCGAACAGCATCGGCGAATGGTGCGAGATGTTCGCGCTTGCGAACAACGGCGGCTACGCGAACAGCTGGCTGCTCGGCGATGCGAAAACGGGCGAGATCGCGCGCTATGAACTCGGCCTGCATTACTCCGGCTTCGAAAGCACGAAGGACGGCTTCTACAGCGGCTACAACACGGCCACCGATCTGAAAATCCGCAATCAGGAATGCACGGGCGAAGGCGAGGACTACACCGACGTGCGGCGCAACGGCGCGCGGCGGCTGCGTTTCATGCAACTGGAGGAGACACATCACGGCAGGATCGACGTCGAGCTGGCCAAGCAGATGATCGCCGACCATCACGACGTCTATCTCGATCGCCCAGACAATCCCTGCTCGAGGACCATCTGCGGACACCTGGAGCTGGACGACCAGCGCTTCGGCAGCTCCGATCACGGCCCGTTCAATCCGTGGGGCGCGAACGACGGCAAGGTGGTCGACAGCGACATGGCGCGCGACATGGCGTTTTTCGCGCGCTGGGGCCATCCATGCGGCCGGCCGTTCGACGCGCAGGCGTTCATGAAGCGCCATCCGCAGTGGAACTGGCTGAACGGCTATATGCGCGACCGGCCTTCGTGGCCGTGGACGCGCTTCGACGTGTTGCGCTGA
- a CDS encoding ClcB-like voltage-gated chloride channel protein — protein MLSFLLRLRTRAAHLFRLSDAHTMLVWSVIVGIVGAFATIAFREGISLMQRAFTGQDGSLVEMARRLPIAMRIALPALGGLAAGVLLVIAQRGADRKQHTDYMEAVVIGDGVVPVRLSLWRSASSLFTISSGGSIGREGPMVQLAALCASLIGRVVHFDPPRLKLLVACGAAAGITSAYNAPIAGAFFVTELVLGSIAMESFGPVVVASVVSNIVMREFAGYKPPYEMPVFPPVAGLEVLLFVALGLLCGAAAPQFLRLMDTAKAGFRRLPVPLPVRLALGGLIVGILSVWTPEVWGNGYSVVNAILHSPWTWSALVIVLVFKLIATAATVGSGAVGGIFTPTLFFGAVLGSLFGLGMNTLWPHATSAPFAYAMVGMGAFLAGATQAPLMAILMIFEMTLSYQVVLPLMVSCVVAYFAARAIGKTSMYEVTLHRNREEQERMRLRATQMRELIRPPQTVVQPDATVQDMTRVFLEYPVKYLYVTDHTGCFLGVVALKDITSDLLDKRDTSAKTAADYLQPHFDVLTPDMPIGVALQHFMAFQGERLPVVESAARPTLAGVVYKTSLLDAYFRMNPR, from the coding sequence GTGCTTTCATTCCTGCTGAGACTGCGCACCCGCGCCGCCCATCTCTTCCGCCTGTCCGACGCGCATACGATGCTGGTGTGGTCGGTGATCGTCGGCATCGTGGGCGCCTTCGCGACGATTGCCTTTCGCGAAGGCATTTCGCTGATGCAGCGCGCGTTCACTGGACAGGACGGCAGTCTCGTCGAAATGGCCCGGCGTCTGCCCATTGCGATGCGTATCGCGTTGCCCGCGTTGGGCGGACTCGCCGCGGGCGTGCTGCTCGTCATCGCGCAGCGTGGCGCCGACAGGAAACAGCATACGGATTACATGGAAGCCGTCGTGATCGGCGACGGCGTCGTGCCCGTGCGCCTCAGCCTGTGGCGCAGCGCGTCGTCGCTGTTCACGATTTCGAGCGGCGGCTCGATCGGCCGCGAAGGGCCGATGGTGCAGCTTGCCGCATTGTGTGCGTCGCTGATCGGGCGCGTCGTGCATTTCGACCCGCCGCGTCTGAAGCTGCTCGTGGCGTGCGGCGCGGCGGCGGGCATCACGTCGGCATACAACGCGCCCATCGCGGGCGCGTTCTTCGTCACCGAACTCGTGCTCGGCTCGATCGCGATGGAAAGTTTCGGGCCCGTCGTAGTGGCGTCGGTGGTTTCGAACATCGTCATGCGGGAGTTCGCCGGTTACAAGCCGCCTTACGAGATGCCCGTGTTCCCGCCCGTCGCGGGACTCGAAGTGCTGTTGTTCGTCGCGCTCGGCCTGCTGTGCGGCGCGGCCGCGCCGCAGTTCCTGCGCCTGATGGACACCGCCAAGGCCGGCTTTCGCCGCCTGCCCGTCCCGCTCCCCGTGCGGCTGGCGCTTGGCGGCCTGATCGTCGGCATTCTGTCGGTGTGGACGCCGGAGGTGTGGGGCAACGGCTATAGCGTCGTCAACGCGATCCTGCATTCGCCATGGACCTGGTCGGCGCTCGTCATCGTGCTGGTGTTCAAGCTGATCGCGACGGCGGCGACGGTCGGCTCGGGCGCCGTGGGCGGCATCTTCACGCCGACGCTCTTCTTCGGCGCGGTGCTCGGCTCGCTGTTCGGGCTCGGCATGAATACGCTGTGGCCGCACGCGACATCCGCGCCGTTCGCCTACGCGATGGTCGGCATGGGCGCGTTTCTCGCGGGCGCCACCCAGGCGCCGCTGATGGCGATCCTGATGATCTTCGAAATGACGTTGAGCTATCAGGTCGTGCTGCCGCTGATGGTGTCGTGCGTGGTCGCGTATTTCGCGGCGCGTGCGATCGGCAAGACGTCGATGTACGAGGTCACGCTGCACCGCAACCGCGAGGAACAGGAGCGCATGCGGCTGCGCGCGACGCAGATGCGCGAGCTGATCCGCCCGCCGCAAACCGTCGTGCAACCGGACGCGACCGTGCAGGACATGACGCGCGTGTTCCTCGAATACCCCGTCAAGTATCTGTACGTGACGGATCACACCGGCTGCTTTCTCGGCGTGGTCGCGCTGAAGGACATCACGTCCGATCTGCTCGACAAGCGCGACACGTCGGCGAAAACAGCGGCCGATTATCTGCAGCCGCATTTCGACGTGCTCACGCCCGACATGCCGATCGGCGTCGCGCTCCAGCACTTCATGGCGTTCCAGGGCGAACGGCTGCCCGTGGTCGAAAGCGCCGCACGGCCGACGCTCGCGGGCGTGGTCTACAAGACGTCGCTGCTCGATGCGTATTTCCGCATGAACCCGCGCTAG
- a CDS encoding glutathione S-transferase, whose product MTYQLYYWDGLQGRGEFVRLALEEARADYVEVARGDEQDGLGTGAMIDVMDSRSEAYLPYAPPFLQDGDLIVSQTANILFYLGPKLNLAPQVESLRYVANGLQLTIADMVTEAHDTHHPLASGMYYEEQKEAAKIRATDFIDNRIPKFMGYFERVLKQNPAGDKHMVGDTLTYVDLSMFQLIDGLHYAFPRGMKHFGERHPRLARLHDAVLKRPNIAAYLDSERRLPYNETCVFRHYPELDKDPR is encoded by the coding sequence ATGACTTATCAGCTCTATTACTGGGATGGATTGCAGGGCCGCGGCGAATTCGTGCGGCTGGCGCTGGAAGAAGCGCGCGCGGACTATGTCGAGGTAGCGCGCGGCGACGAACAGGACGGGCTCGGCACGGGCGCGATGATCGACGTGATGGACAGCCGGTCGGAAGCGTACCTGCCCTATGCGCCGCCCTTTCTGCAGGACGGCGACCTGATCGTCTCGCAGACGGCGAACATCCTGTTCTACCTCGGGCCGAAGCTGAATCTCGCGCCGCAGGTCGAGAGCCTGCGCTACGTCGCGAACGGCCTGCAGCTGACCATCGCCGACATGGTCACGGAAGCGCACGATACGCACCACCCGCTCGCCTCGGGCATGTACTACGAGGAACAGAAAGAGGCCGCCAAAATCCGTGCGACGGATTTCATCGACAACCGGATTCCGAAGTTCATGGGCTATTTCGAGCGTGTGCTGAAGCAGAACCCCGCCGGCGACAAACACATGGTCGGCGACACGCTGACCTATGTCGATCTGTCGATGTTCCAGCTGATCGACGGGCTGCATTACGCCTTTCCACGCGGAATGAAGCATTTCGGCGAGCGTCACCCGCGTCTTGCGAGGCTGCACGACGCGGTGCTCAAGCGCCCGAACATCGCCGCCTATCTCGACTCGGAACGGCGTCTGCCTTACAACGAAACCTGCGTTTTCCGGCACTACCCGGAACTGGACAAGGACCCGCGTTGA
- a CDS encoding YeiH family protein — protein sequence MSTAPTAHTHAVSTASSTRGQINGILFVALFAAAVTRIAAIPSIANLGISPLIVGIVGGMIYGNALKDGMPESWAAGVNFSARKLLRIAVAFFGLRVSIQEIAQVGLPGLAESLLIVVSTLVIGTWAGMKLMKLDRDSALLTAAGSAICGAAAVLAFESTLQSKPHKSAMAVGSVVLFGTLSMFLYPALLRAGILHLDTTGVGLFFGGTIHEVAQVVGAASNVSPEATHIATIVKMTRVMLLVPVLLIVGMWVNRSARGAAAKDGAHAPRKLAVPWFALGFLACVAVNSLHILPEAATSTINMLDTFALTMAMTALGIETRLSQIRDAGPRALTTGLILYVWLFAGGLGITWLVQHLLG from the coding sequence ATGTCCACTGCTCCCACCGCTCACACACATGCCGTTTCCACCGCGTCATCGACGCGCGGCCAGATCAACGGCATTCTGTTCGTCGCGCTGTTCGCCGCCGCCGTCACCCGCATCGCCGCCATTCCGTCGATAGCCAATCTGGGCATCAGCCCGCTGATCGTCGGCATCGTCGGCGGGATGATCTACGGCAACGCGCTGAAGGACGGCATGCCCGAAAGCTGGGCCGCCGGCGTCAATTTCTCGGCCCGCAAGCTGCTGCGCATCGCCGTCGCGTTCTTCGGGCTGCGCGTGAGCATTCAGGAAATCGCGCAAGTCGGCCTGCCGGGTCTCGCCGAATCCCTGCTGATCGTGGTCAGCACGCTCGTGATCGGCACCTGGGCGGGCATGAAGCTGATGAAGCTCGACCGCGACAGCGCGCTGCTCACGGCAGCGGGCAGCGCGATCTGCGGCGCGGCCGCCGTGCTCGCCTTCGAATCCACCTTGCAGTCGAAGCCGCACAAGAGCGCGATGGCCGTCGGCAGCGTGGTGCTGTTCGGCACGCTGTCGATGTTCCTGTACCCCGCGCTGCTGCGCGCCGGCATCCTGCATCTGGACACCACGGGCGTGGGCCTGTTCTTCGGCGGCACGATTCATGAGGTCGCGCAGGTGGTGGGCGCCGCCAGCAACGTGAGCCCGGAAGCGACGCATATCGCGACCATCGTCAAGATGACCCGCGTGATGCTGCTGGTGCCCGTGTTGCTGATCGTCGGCATGTGGGTGAACCGCTCGGCGCGCGGCGCCGCCGCGAAGGATGGCGCGCATGCGCCGCGCAAGCTCGCCGTGCCTTGGTTCGCACTCGGCTTTCTCGCCTGTGTCGCCGTGAACTCGCTGCATATCCTGCCCGAAGCCGCCACCAGCACCATCAACATGCTCGACACCTTCGCGCTGACAATGGCCATGACGGCGCTCGGCATCGAAACACGCCTCTCGCAGATCCGCGACGCCGGTCCCCGTGCGCTGACGACAGGCCTGATCCTCTACGTATGGCTGTTCGCAGGCGGTCTCGGTATCACGTGGCTCGTCCAGCATCTGCTCGGCTAA
- a CDS encoding LysR family transcriptional regulator has protein sequence MTPDQLITFAAVAEHRNISRAALALHLSQPAVSGQLRQLQDEFGEPLYLREGRGVRLTPAGEQLASYAARLRDTFRQAYAYRDALRGMEQGTLRIGASTTPASYLLPYLIAAFQRRHPDVTVHTDDGNTADIVGALASFDIALVEGQVGGDLPPDTAVHPWHEDEIVAIMPRSHPLAAAGVSAVTLVELSEHALVLREEGSGVRQLIERAFARSGVPMRVALAIAGVEGVKEAVRAGMGVGFVSAMSMRHENEALCRLPLGPEPLTRRFSIVVPHASAPSRLVGRFLDLCLSGDTRPATSASGP, from the coding sequence ATGACCCCAGATCAGCTTATAACGTTCGCCGCCGTCGCCGAGCACCGCAATATCAGCCGTGCCGCGCTCGCATTGCATCTGTCGCAACCCGCCGTGTCCGGCCAGTTGCGGCAATTGCAGGACGAGTTCGGCGAGCCGCTGTATTTACGCGAAGGCCGCGGCGTGCGCCTAACGCCCGCCGGCGAGCAACTGGCCAGCTATGCCGCGCGGCTGCGCGACACGTTCCGCCAGGCGTATGCGTATCGCGACGCGCTGCGCGGCATGGAGCAGGGCACGCTGCGTATCGGCGCGAGCACCACGCCCGCCAGCTATCTGCTGCCGTATCTGATCGCCGCCTTCCAGCGCCGCCATCCCGACGTCACCGTGCATACGGACGACGGCAACACGGCCGATATCGTCGGTGCGCTGGCGTCGTTCGATATCGCGCTGGTCGAAGGGCAGGTCGGCGGGGATTTGCCGCCGGATACCGCCGTGCATCCGTGGCACGAGGACGAGATCGTCGCAATCATGCCGCGCTCGCATCCGCTCGCGGCGGCGGGCGTGTCCGCCGTCACGCTCGTGGAACTGAGCGAGCACGCGCTCGTGCTGCGGGAAGAAGGCTCCGGCGTGCGGCAGCTGATCGAGCGCGCTTTCGCGCGCTCGGGCGTGCCGATGCGCGTCGCACTCGCCATCGCAGGCGTCGAAGGGGTGAAGGAGGCGGTGCGCGCCGGGATGGGCGTCGGCTTCGTGTCGGCGATGTCGATGCGTCACGAGAACGAGGCGTTGTGCCGCCTGCCGCTCGGCCCCGAGCCGCTGACGCGGCGGTTTTCGATCGTCGTGCCGCACGCGAGCGCGCCGTCGCGCCTCGTCGGACGCTTTCTCGACCTGTGCCTGAGCGGTGACACGCGGCCAGCCACCAGCGCGTCCGGCCCTTAG
- a CDS encoding sugar phosphate isomerase/epimerase family protein, with the protein MPEVVIVASAFGADAIRKDGHHAWLKTAAQAGAAGFEVRRELFALEAEASVEALSALGKSIAAKGLWSVYSTPAELYAHDGALDEATLREALIEATALGARFVKLQLGGFAGRAHGDAIATCTKGVAARLVVENGQLERGGSLAQFDGLFNALAKEGHHKRIGMTFDIGNWQWPGVDPVEAARKLADHVEYIHCKAVAGEGARRFAVAPAAGDPVFAAVLPLLPRNVPRGIEFPFDATRIAEDASHHVAQLASM; encoded by the coding sequence ATGCCGGAAGTAGTGATCGTCGCGAGTGCGTTTGGGGCCGATGCGATCCGCAAGGACGGTCATCACGCGTGGCTGAAGACGGCGGCGCAAGCCGGCGCAGCCGGTTTCGAAGTGCGGCGCGAGCTGTTTGCGCTGGAGGCGGAAGCGTCGGTGGAGGCGCTGTCGGCGCTCGGCAAGTCGATTGCGGCGAAAGGCCTGTGGTCGGTGTACTCGACGCCCGCCGAGCTCTACGCACACGATGGCGCGCTCGACGAAGCCACGCTGCGCGAGGCGCTGATCGAAGCGACGGCGCTCGGTGCGCGCTTCGTCAAGCTGCAGCTGGGCGGTTTCGCGGGACGCGCGCACGGCGATGCGATCGCCACCTGCACGAAGGGTGTCGCGGCGCGGCTGGTGGTCGAGAACGGGCAACTGGAGCGCGGCGGCTCGCTCGCGCAGTTCGACGGGCTCTTTAACGCGCTGGCGAAGGAAGGCCACCACAAGCGCATCGGCATGACCTTCGACATCGGCAACTGGCAGTGGCCGGGTGTCGATCCCGTCGAGGCCGCGCGCAAGCTCGCGGACCACGTGGAGTACATCCACTGCAAGGCGGTCGCGGGTGAAGGCGCGCGCCGTTTCGCCGTCGCGCCTGCCGCCGGCGATCCCGTTTTCGCCGCCGTGCTGCCGCTTCTGCCGCGCAACGTGCCGCGCGGCATCGAATTCCCGTTCGACGCGACGCGCATCGCCGAGGACGCGTCGCACCACGTCGCGCAGCTCGCGTCCATGTAA
- a CDS encoding sugar kinase — protein MHPTLDVITYGEAMAMFVAAETGALAGVGQFTKRIAGADLNVAIGLSRLGFKVGYLSRVGADSFGQYVRDTLTKEGIDASRVTTDARYPTGFQLKSKNDDGSDPAVEYFRKGSAASHLSLDDYVPGYVLPARHLHLTGVAPAISASSRELAFHLAREMRQAGKTISFDPNLRPTLWPSREAMAAALNELATFADWVLPGIGEGEILTGYTKAEDIAQFYLDRGAKGVVVKLGAQGAYYRTAAGSGVVEAQRVEKVVDTVGAGDGFAVGVVSALLEGRTLPQAVARGNRIGALAIQVIGDSEGLPTRLELDALESADTLAA, from the coding sequence ATGCATCCGACACTCGATGTCATTACCTACGGCGAAGCGATGGCGATGTTCGTCGCGGCCGAAACGGGCGCGCTCGCGGGCGTCGGCCAGTTCACGAAGCGCATCGCGGGCGCCGATCTCAACGTGGCGATCGGCCTGTCGCGGCTCGGCTTCAAGGTGGGCTACCTGAGCCGAGTCGGTGCCGATTCGTTCGGCCAGTACGTGCGGGACACGCTCACGAAGGAAGGCATCGACGCGAGCCGCGTGACGACCGACGCGCGCTATCCGACCGGCTTCCAGCTGAAATCGAAGAACGACGACGGCAGCGATCCCGCTGTCGAGTATTTCCGCAAGGGCTCGGCGGCCAGCCACCTGTCTCTCGACGACTACGTGCCCGGCTACGTGCTGCCCGCGCGCCATCTGCATCTGACGGGCGTGGCGCCCGCAATCTCGGCGAGTTCGCGTGAACTCGCGTTCCATCTGGCGCGCGAAATGCGGCAGGCGGGCAAGACGATCTCGTTCGACCCGAATCTGCGCCCGACGCTGTGGCCGTCGCGCGAAGCGATGGCGGCCGCGCTGAACGAACTCGCGACCTTCGCCGACTGGGTGCTGCCCGGCATCGGTGAGGGCGAGATTCTGACGGGCTATACGAAAGCGGAAGACATCGCGCAGTTTTACCTGGACCGCGGCGCGAAAGGCGTCGTCGTCAAGCTCGGCGCGCAGGGCGCGTATTACCGGACAGCGGCCGGTTCGGGCGTCGTCGAGGCGCAGCGCGTCGAGAAAGTGGTCGATACCGTCGGCGCGGGCGATGGCTTCGCCGTCGGCGTGGTGAGCGCATTGCTCGAAGGCCGCACGCTGCCGCAGGCAGTGGCGCGCGGCAATCGCATCGGCGCGCTCGCGATCCAGGTGATCGGCGATTCGGAAGGCCTGCCGACACGCCTCGAACTCGATGCACTCGAAAGCGCCGACACGCTCGCCGCATAA
- a CDS encoding MFS transporter translates to MSSSLAIRRWWTIMPIVFITYSLAYLDRANYGFAAAAGINQDLGISKGLSSLIGALFFLGYFFFQIPGAIYAERRSVKKLVFWSLVLWGGCAALTGVVSNIPSLMVIRFVLGVVEAAVMPAMLIFISNWFTKRERSRANTFLILGNPVTVLWMSVVSGYLVHSFGWRHMFIAEGVPAILWAVCWWFIVKDKPEQVKWLSDADKKQLADTLRAEQAAIKPMRNYGEAFRSPAVIKLCAQYFCWSIGVYGFVLWLPSILKNSSSLGMVETGWLSALPYLAATIAMLAASWASDKLNNRRAFVWPFLLIGAAAFAGSYALGSTHFWMSYALLVIAGAAMYAPYGPFFAIVPELLPKNVAGGAMALINSMGALGSFVGSYVVGYLNGATGSPSASYVFMSVALIAAVILTLAVKPQPMQTPKLATPLQGK, encoded by the coding sequence ATGTCATCATCACTCGCGATTCGACGTTGGTGGACGATCATGCCGATCGTTTTCATCACCTATAGCCTCGCTTATCTCGACCGCGCGAACTACGGTTTCGCCGCCGCCGCCGGCATCAATCAGGATCTGGGCATCAGCAAGGGGCTGTCGTCGCTGATCGGCGCGCTGTTCTTCCTCGGCTACTTTTTCTTCCAGATTCCCGGTGCGATCTACGCGGAGCGCAGAAGCGTCAAGAAGCTCGTGTTCTGGAGCCTGGTGTTGTGGGGCGGCTGCGCGGCGCTGACGGGCGTGGTCAGCAACATTCCGTCGCTGATGGTGATCCGCTTCGTGCTTGGCGTCGTCGAGGCAGCCGTGATGCCTGCCATGCTGATCTTCATCAGCAACTGGTTCACGAAGCGCGAGCGTTCGCGTGCCAACACGTTCCTGATTCTCGGCAACCCGGTGACGGTGCTGTGGATGTCGGTCGTGTCGGGCTATCTGGTGCATTCGTTCGGCTGGCGCCATATGTTCATCGCGGAAGGCGTGCCGGCGATCCTCTGGGCGGTCTGCTGGTGGTTCATCGTGAAGGACAAGCCCGAGCAGGTGAAATGGCTGTCGGATGCGGACAAGAAACAGCTCGCCGATACGCTGCGCGCCGAGCAGGCCGCGATCAAGCCGATGCGCAACTACGGCGAAGCATTCCGCTCGCCCGCCGTCATCAAGCTGTGCGCGCAGTACTTCTGCTGGAGCATCGGCGTGTACGGCTTCGTGCTGTGGCTGCCGTCCATTCTGAAAAACAGTTCGTCGCTCGGCATGGTCGAGACGGGCTGGCTCTCGGCGCTGCCGTATCTGGCCGCGACGATCGCGATGCTCGCGGCGTCGTGGGCGTCGGATAAACTCAACAACCGGCGCGCGTTCGTGTGGCCGTTCCTGCTGATCGGCGCGGCGGCCTTCGCGGGTTCCTATGCGCTCGGCTCGACGCACTTCTGGATGTCGTATGCGCTGCTGGTGATCGCGGGCGCCGCGATGTACGCGCCGTACGGCCCGTTCTTCGCGATCGTGCCGGAACTGCTGCCGAAGAACGTCGCAGGCGGCGCGATGGCGCTGATCAACAGCATGGGCGCGCTCGGCTCGTTCGTCGGCTCGTATGTGGTCGGCTACCTGAACGGCGCGACGGGCTCGCCCTCGGCGTCGTACGTGTTCATGAGCGTCGCGCTGATCGCCGCCGTGATATTGACGCTTGCCGTCAAGCCGCAGCCGATGCAGACTCCGAAACTCGCCACCCCGTTGCAAGGAAAGTAA
- a CDS encoding 2-hydroxyacid dehydrogenase, producing MKRRIVAYKPLPDDVLSYLRQHADVVQADAAQHDAFVAALKDADGAIGASVKITPAMLDGAAKLKALSTISVGYDNFDVPDLTKRGIVLAHTPDVLTESTADTVFSLILASARRVVELADWVKAGEWKASIGPALYGVDVQGKTLGIVGLGRIGGAVARRAALGFNMKVLYTNRSANTEAEQRYGARRVELDELLAASDFVCLQVPLTPETRHLIGANELRKMKRSAILINASRGQTVDENALIEALKAGTIHGAGLDVFDREPVDPNSPLLTMKNVVALPHIGSATHETRHAMARCAAENLVGALDGTLKINIVNRDVLAQ from the coding sequence ATGAAGCGAAGGATCGTCGCCTACAAGCCGCTGCCGGACGATGTGCTGTCCTATCTCCGGCAGCATGCCGATGTCGTGCAGGCGGACGCCGCGCAGCACGACGCGTTCGTCGCCGCGCTGAAGGACGCCGACGGCGCGATCGGTGCGAGCGTGAAGATCACGCCGGCGATGCTCGACGGCGCCGCGAAGCTCAAGGCGCTGTCGACGATCTCCGTCGGCTACGACAACTTCGACGTCCCCGACCTGACGAAGCGCGGCATCGTGCTCGCGCACACGCCTGACGTGCTGACGGAGTCGACGGCGGACACGGTGTTCTCGCTGATCCTCGCGAGCGCGCGGCGCGTCGTCGAACTGGCCGACTGGGTGAAGGCGGGCGAGTGGAAGGCGAGCATCGGCCCCGCACTGTACGGCGTCGACGTGCAGGGCAAGACGCTCGGTATCGTCGGTCTTGGGCGGATCGGCGGCGCGGTGGCGCGGCGGGCGGCGCTCGGCTTCAACATGAAGGTGCTGTACACGAACCGCAGCGCGAATACGGAAGCCGAACAGCGCTACGGCGCGCGTCGCGTCGAACTCGACGAACTGCTCGCGGCGTCCGACTTCGTCTGCCTGCAAGTTCCATTGACGCCGGAAACGCGTCACCTGATCGGCGCGAACGAACTGCGCAAGATGAAGCGCAGCGCGATCCTGATCAACGCGTCGCGCGGCCAGACAGTCGACGAAAATGCGCTGATCGAAGCCTTGAAGGCGGGCACGATCCACGGCGCGGGCCTGGACGTATTCGACCGCGAACCCGTCGATCCCAACTCGCCCCTGCTGACCATGAAGAACGTGGTTGCGCTGCCGCACATCGGCTCGGCGACGCACGAGACGCGTCACGCCATGGCGCGCTGCGCGGCGGAAAACCTGGTCGGCGCGCTCGACGGCACGCTGAAGATCAACATCGTCAACCGCGACGTGCTGGCGCAATGA